In Halobacillus amylolyticus, the following proteins share a genomic window:
- a CDS encoding cysteine desulfurase family protein, protein MKPIYLDHAATTPVHEKVIEAMVPVYQDVFGNPSSVHQFGRKARSLLDKARSTAARSLGAKEKEIVFTSGGTEADNLAIIGTAMANQGKGKHIITTKIEHHATLHAVEALEKNGFDITYLPLYEDGRVKIEDFEKSLREDTILVSIMMVNNETGAIQPIEAIAEQLVSHQAYFHSDIVQAYGLMEVDVKKLPVDLLAVSSHKINGPKGIGFLYVREGTQMQSLAHGGEQERKRRAGTENVPGIVGFQKAIELTEVERFPRAERYGRFKALFLKQLTEEAIDCEINGSGNQSVSTIVNVSFPGMNVETMLTNFDLSGIAASSGSACTAGSVEPSHVLSAMYGKEDARTVNSIRFSFGIANNEENVVEAAKRISQIVKRLK, encoded by the coding sequence GATCATGCTGCCACAACCCCTGTCCATGAAAAGGTGATTGAAGCGATGGTTCCGGTTTACCAAGATGTTTTTGGAAACCCATCGAGTGTTCACCAATTTGGCCGTAAAGCCAGAAGCCTACTTGATAAGGCTCGTAGCACAGCTGCCAGAAGCCTAGGTGCGAAAGAGAAGGAGATCGTCTTTACAAGTGGTGGAACAGAAGCTGATAATCTGGCCATTATCGGTACTGCAATGGCTAATCAGGGAAAAGGAAAGCATATTATTACAACAAAAATCGAACACCATGCTACACTTCATGCTGTTGAAGCATTAGAAAAAAACGGTTTCGACATTACCTATTTACCGTTATATGAAGATGGTCGTGTGAAAATAGAGGACTTTGAGAAGTCGTTAAGAGAGGATACAATCTTAGTCTCGATTATGATGGTGAACAATGAAACAGGAGCGATCCAACCTATTGAAGCGATAGCAGAACAACTCGTTTCCCACCAGGCATATTTTCATTCGGATATCGTCCAGGCCTATGGGTTAATGGAAGTAGATGTTAAGAAGCTGCCTGTTGATTTATTAGCTGTATCAAGTCACAAAATTAATGGGCCAAAAGGAATTGGATTTCTTTATGTTCGTGAAGGTACACAAATGCAGTCACTCGCACATGGTGGGGAACAAGAAAGAAAACGCCGGGCAGGAACAGAAAACGTTCCAGGAATCGTTGGTTTTCAAAAAGCGATTGAACTGACTGAAGTGGAACGGTTTCCAAGAGCAGAACGTTACGGCCGCTTTAAAGCTTTATTTTTAAAGCAATTAACGGAGGAAGCGATTGATTGCGAAATCAATGGTTCAGGGAATCAGAGTGTATCAACCATTGTCAATGTAAGCTTCCCCGGGATGAATGTCGAAACAATGCTTACGAATTTTGATTTATCAGGAATAGCAGCCTCAAGCGGCAGTGCTTGTACGGCAGGTTCTGTTGAGCCATCGCATGTTTTATCAGCCATGTATGGTAAGGAAGACGCGCGGACGGTCAACTCGATTCGTTTTAGCTTCGGGATTGCGAACAACGAAGAAAATGTCGTAGAAGCGGCAAAACGGATCAGCCAAATCGTGAAGAGGCTGAAATAG
- the mnmA gene encoding tRNA 2-thiouridine(34) synthase MnmA, with translation MKEPKDTRVVVGMSGGVDSSVAALLLKQQGYDVVGIFMKNWDDTDENGVCTATEDYEDVIRVCNQLDIPYYAVNFEEQYWDKVFTYFLDEYKVGRTPNPDVMCNKEIKFKAFLDHALALGADYLATGHYAQVRKVDGTHEMLRGVDNNKDQTYFLNQLSQDVLAKVMFPLGHIEKKQVRQIAEENDLATAKKKDSTGICFIGERNFKEFLSEYLPAQPGKMQTLDGEVKGQHDGLMYYTLGQRQGLGIGGAGEPWFVVGKNVEENILYVGQGYHHEALYSDGLIATDDNWTSGEVPDEAFECTAKFRYRQDDSKVTVTPMTDGKWKVDFHERERAVTPGQAVVFYKEEVCLGGATIDEITKENKALSYVG, from the coding sequence ATGAAAGAACCGAAAGATACACGTGTTGTTGTTGGGATGAGCGGCGGGGTAGATTCTTCCGTAGCAGCTCTTCTTTTGAAGCAGCAAGGATATGATGTCGTCGGTATTTTTATGAAAAACTGGGACGATACAGATGAGAATGGGGTATGTACGGCAACGGAAGATTATGAGGACGTTATTCGTGTTTGTAATCAGCTTGACATTCCTTACTATGCGGTTAATTTTGAAGAACAGTATTGGGATAAAGTGTTCACGTATTTTCTTGATGAGTATAAAGTGGGCCGAACTCCGAATCCTGATGTGATGTGTAATAAAGAGATTAAGTTTAAAGCTTTTCTTGATCATGCATTGGCACTTGGAGCAGATTATTTAGCAACAGGTCACTATGCTCAAGTACGTAAAGTGGACGGGACGCATGAAATGCTGCGGGGAGTAGATAACAATAAAGACCAAACATACTTTCTAAATCAGCTTTCCCAGGACGTGCTTGCGAAAGTGATGTTTCCGCTTGGGCATATTGAGAAAAAACAAGTTCGCCAAATTGCTGAGGAAAACGATTTGGCTACAGCGAAGAAAAAAGACTCGACTGGGATTTGTTTCATCGGTGAACGTAATTTTAAAGAGTTCTTAAGTGAGTATTTACCCGCACAACCTGGTAAGATGCAAACGCTCGATGGTGAAGTAAAAGGTCAGCACGATGGCCTGATGTATTATACACTTGGTCAGAGACAAGGCCTAGGCATCGGCGGAGCAGGTGAGCCGTGGTTTGTCGTCGGTAAAAATGTGGAAGAAAATATTCTATATGTCGGTCAAGGGTACCACCATGAAGCATTGTACTCAGATGGATTGATCGCAACAGATGATAACTGGACAAGCGGTGAAGTACCAGACGAAGCTTTTGAATGTACAGCGAAATTCCGCTATAGACAGGATGATAGTAAAGTAACTGTGACGCCAATGACAGATGGAAAGTGGAAGGTGGACTTCCATGAGCGTGAACGTGCTGTGACACCAGGGCAAGCGGTAGTCTTTTACAAAGAGGAAGTTTGTCTTGGTGGGGCAACGATTGATGAAATAACGAAAGAAAATAAAGCCCTGTCTTATGTCGGTTAA
- a CDS encoding tetratricopeptide repeat protein: MDKMTRAIELMQDQQLEEAAKLFTEAIDENPKDPIGYINFGNLLVHLNEMERAERFFNRAIELDEEAATAYYGLGNVYYEQETYTKAQKQYLIAIEKGLDEADVHFMLGMTFIHQEYVKLALPYLLRAVELNADDVDIQFQYGLCLAQNGQIEAAERTMNRVLQLEEQHSDAHYNLGVVALHKEEAQTALEHFNKALEINEEHMLAAHAKAQVEQALSEE, translated from the coding sequence ATGGATAAAATGACAAGAGCGATCGAACTTATGCAAGATCAACAGTTAGAAGAAGCGGCGAAGCTTTTTACAGAAGCGATTGATGAAAATCCGAAAGATCCGATCGGCTATATCAACTTCGGAAATCTACTTGTGCATCTCAATGAAATGGAGCGTGCTGAACGGTTTTTCAATCGAGCGATTGAGCTTGATGAAGAGGCTGCTACTGCCTATTATGGGTTAGGTAATGTATATTATGAACAGGAAACCTATACGAAGGCACAAAAGCAATATCTTATAGCCATTGAAAAGGGGTTGGATGAGGCCGATGTTCATTTTATGTTAGGAATGACGTTTATCCATCAAGAGTATGTCAAACTTGCCCTTCCTTATCTATTAAGAGCTGTTGAATTAAATGCTGATGACGTGGATATTCAATTTCAGTATGGACTTTGCTTAGCACAAAATGGTCAAATTGAAGCTGCTGAACGGACGATGAATCGTGTGCTACAATTGGAAGAACAGCATAGTGATGCCCATTATAACCTCGGTGTTGTGGCATTACACAAAGAAGAGGCACAGACGGCCCTAGAACACTTTAATAAAGCTCTTGAAATTAACGAAGAGCATATGCTTGCGGCACATGCTAAAGCTCAGGTAGAGCAGGCGTTAAGTGAAGAATAA